A genomic window from Salvelinus sp. IW2-2015 linkage group LG13, ASM291031v2, whole genome shotgun sequence includes:
- the plpp6 gene encoding polyisoprenoid diphosphate/phosphate phosphohydrolase PLPP6, with protein MPSPKTKNSANRSAGGSSGLSGSTNGNGRYEFMSLNRTPPPTLLQRQGSDPTAAARLRASESPTRRRGSGSSTSSNTGMPEEDCMRLNPSFIGIALSSLLAIDLWLSKRLGVCACEDSSWGSIRPLMKLIEISGHGIPWLVGTAYGLYKADSAAGQEVMLNLFMALILDLILVGMVKAVVRRRRPSHNRMDMFATFSVDRFSFPSGHATRAAMCARFLLAHLVLAAPLRVLVFLWSCLVGLSRVLLGRHNVTDVLFGFLMGYWQYNLVEMLWVSSLGLQGLLGLIQG; from the exons ATGCCTTCTCCTAAAACCAAAAACAGTGCAAATCGCAGCGCAGGTGGAAGCTCAGGTCTCAGTGGCAGCACCAACGGCAACGGACGCTACGAGTTCATGTCGTTGAACCGAACCCCTCCACCCACCCTCCTCCAACGGCAGGGCTCCGACCCAACCGCTGCAGCCAGACTGCGGGCATCTGAGAGCCCTACCCGGCGAAGGGGCTCCgggtcctccacctcctccaacaCAGGCATGCCCGAAGAGGATTGTATGCGGCTCAACCCTTCATTTATCGGGATAGCCCTCAGCTCCCTCCTCGCCATAGACCTGTGGCTTTCCAAGCGGCTGGGGGTGTGTGCCTGTGAAGATTCCTCCTGGGGCAGTATTAGACCATTGATGAAACTTATAGAGATTTCTGGACATGGAATACCATGGCTGGTCGGGACAGCCTACGGCCTGTACAAGGCTGACAGTGCAGCAGGACAGGAGGTTATGCTAAACCTCTTCATGG CTCTCATTCTAGACCTGATCCTGGTTGGCATGGTGAAAGCTGTCGTCCGTCGGCGCCGCCCGTCCCACAACCGCATGGACATGTTCGCCACCTTCTCCGTGGACCGCTTCTCCTTCCCCTCGGGGCACGCCACCCGCGCAGCCATGTGTGCCCGCTTCTTGCTGGCCCACCTGGTCCTGGCTGCACCCCTCAGGGTGCTGGTGTTCTTGTGGTCTTGTCTGGTGGGGCTGAGCCGGGTGCTGCTGGGCAGACACAACGTGACCGACGTGCTGTTTGGCTTCCTAATGGGCTACTGGCAGTACAACCTGGTGGAAATGCTCTGGGTGTCATCACTGGGCCTGCAGGGGCTGCTGGGACTCATccaggggtga